GGCAAGGATGTCAGCAAACGCAGGGCTGCGGGATTCTTTAATGACTTTAACATCAATGAATTAAAACTTATGGTTGAAAAATCGGGCTGGAAAAATGTCCTGATCACTGACATCACTTTCGGTCAGGTCTGTTTTGAATGTTTAAAATAAGGACAGGATATGAAAATATACTCATGGAACGTTAACGGATACCGGGCTGTAATCAAAAAGAATTTCAACGAATGGTTCGATCAGAGCAACGCGGATGTGGTCATGGTTCAGGAAACCAAAGCCCACCCGGACCAGATTCCCGATACCCACCGCGACTACGCGGGATATGAATCATTCTGGAACTGGTCCAAGGTAAAAAAGGGTTACTCCGGCACGGCCTGTTTCTCCCGCCAGCCGGTGCTTTCCCACTCTTTCGGCCTTGCGGAAGAAAAGTACCAAGGCGAAGGCAGGGTTGTACTCATGGAATACGACCAGTTCTACCTTTTTAATATATACTATCCCAACGGTCAGATGAACGAGGAACGGCTCGAATATAAGCTGGGTTTTTACGACAGCTTTCTCAAATATGCCGAAGAACTGCGCAAAAATAAGCCCATAGTGGTCGGCGGGGACTTCAATACCGCACATACGGAAATCGACCTCAAAAACCCAAAAGCCAACTCGGAAAGATCAGGTTTCCTGCCCATTGAACGGGCCTGGCTCGATAAATTCATCGAACACGGCTATGTGGACACCTTCAGGATGTTTGATGACAGCCCCGGCAAATATTCGTGGTGGAGCTACCGCTTCAATGCCCGCAAAAATAACGCTGGTTGGCGCATTGACTATTTCTTTGTATCCGAAGAGCTGAAAGACAATGTAAAA
This window of the Desulfovibrio sp. JC022 genome carries:
- a CDS encoding exodeoxyribonuclease III — encoded protein: MKIYSWNVNGYRAVIKKNFNEWFDQSNADVVMVQETKAHPDQIPDTHRDYAGYESFWNWSKVKKGYSGTACFSRQPVLSHSFGLAEEKYQGEGRVVLMEYDQFYLFNIYYPNGQMNEERLEYKLGFYDSFLKYAEELRKNKPIVVGGDFNTAHTEIDLKNPKANSERSGFLPIERAWLDKFIEHGYVDTFRMFDDSPGKYSWWSYRFNARKNNAGWRIDYFFVSEELKDNVKNAWIESDVLGSDHCPVGIELAFP